The following is a genomic window from Penaeus chinensis breed Huanghai No. 1 chromosome 38, ASM1920278v2, whole genome shotgun sequence.
CAATTTCTGGCTTGGGACTTGGTTCGACGACTACCCTTACCTGCACCAGTCCAAAACAGGGCCTGAAGGCGAAGGCGACGGCGTGGAGGTAGAGATGCTGGATGCGATGGCTCGACGTCTTAACTACACGTACCACCTTACCATCGAACCTCCCGATCTGAACTGGGGAGACTTCGAGAACGGTTCCTGGACTGGAATGCTGGGTATGGTGCACTCCAAGGACAAGAATTTCACCGTGAATTACTTCGGATATACAAACGAGCGAATTGAAGCCTTCGACCATAGCGTATCCTACTGGAACGAAGGTTTCGGCCTGGCTCTCTTGaggcctcctcccctcccgaaATGGCGAAGCGTCTACTATCCTTTTACGTTTGAAGTTTGGGCATCCGTCAGTGCCACCTTCGTGCTCACTGTCATTGTCATGCTGATACAGGTAAAGAGAGTGTCTTTGTTACCGCTTTCAATGGAAAGTCTAATTGCTGGGTCAAGGAAACAAAACGGCAATAAAATTTGTATTTGTAACTGTTGTAGTATACTGCTTATTTCCGACAGGATATGCTACAGCCCAAACCCTTTCTGGGTGGTGTGGGCTCCACGTGGCCCTTCCTTCTGCGGGCGATGTTCAACAACAGCATCCCGCGCCTGCCGAAGGCCCAGTGGCAGCGCCTGTTCGTGGGGTCTTGGTGGCTGTACTGCTTCATCGTGACCACCGCCTACACGGCCAACCTCATCGCCTTCCTCACCATCCCGGTCTTCCCCGCGCGCATCCAGACCGTCCAGCAGCTCGCAGAGAGCGATTACAGGTACGACCCGGAAGCAACGTGCCTTGAGACAGGGTTGGCAGTAATCAACGGTTATACCTTTGCCTTAAATAACAGGAAATATTGCTACAGGCCGTGATGAATGTTCATtattaataacgttaatgataatgatgatgctaatattactactactattaataatgacgacCCAAATAACGCTGATAACTtcattgatggtaataattacaataaagctactactaatactactagtaataatactagtaacaatggtaataacaataattataataatgataatgatggtgatgataataacattaatgctaaaaataaaagcaaagaaaaggcgAAGCGCACCAATCTTCCTCTCACAAGCCGCGTTCTCCTCAGGGTGTCCATGTACGACTACGGCGAGTTCGTGCCCGGCGCCCTTAGGACGTCCAAGGACCCCCACTACCGCACCCTAGGGGAGAGGCTCGACCTGTACTCCACAGACGATGAGTCCATGTACCCTGTGCTCAACGGCACCCACGCCTACATCGAGAGTTACTCGTACAGCGTCGTGTACATATTCGACAGATACAAGGTATTACGTATGAagggtagatatgtgtgtgtgcttcatacatttaattttcttcatttgtccatccatacatatctacctgtctatctctctttttgtgcctttatctctgtctgcatatatatatatatatatatatatatatatatatatatatatatatatacatacacacacacacacacacacacacacacacacatatatatatatatatatatatatatatatatatatatatatatatctgtgtgtgtgtgtgtgtgtgtgtgtgtgtgtgtaagtcgacTGATGAGTAGTTCAGGTTTAGGCCTTAATCCGCTGGATGAGACAACCCCGAAAATAAAACAGCTCTATTTCCTCAGCAAcactgtatgtaaataaataaaaaaaaaaaaaataataaaaaaaacaacaacggtgtCTGACAAGCAATTctatgacactttttttttccaacacgCATAAAGAAAACCTTAACAAACATGAACTAACCTATGAGTTAGGTCATCGATATTATAACCTCTACGTTAAGCACACTTACCAAACATAAGTTTCGAGAAGCAAATAATTGCGAGTTAAGGGGAACTGGTGTACAACGAGTGTTTGGCAGGTGGTGTCACTTGTTTACCTCTCACTGGTAAAGGCGCACACGTTGATTCCTGGTTCTGTAAATACAGTTTTAGGCTTCAGATGCTGATTGGTACgccagtatatacatacacacacacacgcatatatatatatatatatatatatatatatatatatatatatatatatatatatgtgtgtgtgtgtgtgtgtatgtgtgtgtgtgtgtatgtgtgtgcgtgtgtgtgtgtgtgtgtatatatgtgtgtgtgtgtgtgtgtgtgtgtgtgtgtgtgtgtgtgtgtgtgtgtgtgtgtgtgtgtgtgtgtgtgtgtgtacatacacacagatatacatatacatccacaaacaaacacacaaatatatatatatatatatatatatatatatatatatatatataagcacacgatagtaataataacaaaccatgagaatgaatgagagagaagagagtattttttactgttattcttcTCTGTTCGCAAGTGATCCATTGACCTGACACAGCTAACGCATCCCCGCAGGTGAAGAACGCGTACATGCTGCGGGAACAGCTGTACCCAGGACACTTGTGCTGGTACTTCCAAAAGAACACGGCCTGGAAGTACAAGTTTGATGAGGCCATTCAACGCTTAGTTGAATCAGGCCTCATTGAATACTGGCTTAAGGTAATTGTTCATTTGCATGGTTATTGGGTTTTCCTAGTTcgggactaagagagagagagagagagagagagagagagagagagagagagagagagagagagagagagagagagagagagagagagagagagagagagagaaatatatatatatatatatatatagagagagagagagagagagagaaagagagagagagagagagagagagagagagagagagagagagagagagagagagagagagagaaagaacgaaagaaagaaagaaagaaagaaagagagagagagagagagagagagagagagagagagagagagcgagtactATCTTTTTAATTGGGCGTTTTCTAAGACAGGCGAGGTACAGTAGATTATATAATCTCATTTTAATGTAAAGTGATCACAGAAACAATTAATTTATTGATTCAGTATTTTATATAATGTCTTGTGATGGGACGGTCGGTAAAAGTGATATGATCCACTTTCATATATGTCTTTGGTGTGTTTCTCTTCTAAAAAGGACATTTCcccttagaattattattattttttttctaagactTAACTTGGACGTATGAAAACTTTTCGAAAATAAATCTCATTCTTACAAAAGAAGAGTGATCTTTATTCCTCCTACGCACCCAAACCCCCTACAATTATATGCATGAATACTTATAACTGCTGATACGTATTTTTTACTTAGTTGTTGTCGCTAGTGTtttatgagggaaaaaaaaaataggtatatgAATAGATTATCATATAAAGAAACTATGAAAACACCTACATAATGTATTGTAAGACGAAAACAATGTCCCATATGTTAAATGACAGTAATTTGTATACCTACTTAGAATCAACTACAGTCATATAAGTAATACCAAACTCTACTACAAACCTACTTGATATACGATTATCAATTTTTCTAATTCTGATTATAGATAAAGACTGAAGACTTCCTGGGAACGGACTACGAGCGCAAAGAAAAGCTTTCGGCGGAGGAGCGCACGAACACGGCTCTCTCCCTGGAACATGTGCAGGGCGTGTTCTTCCTGCTCCTCATTGGCTGGGCTGTCTCATTCCTCACGTTCCTCGCCGAATTTCTCACGAAGTCAGCAAGGCGTCAGCAGTCCGACGTCAGCTGGGATATGACTGACTGACGCACTGGATATGAAATCAACGAAACATGAACACGTGTATGTAGGTTTTGGGTGTATGGGGAGTTATAGTTcaaaagatataatatatttaaagatTATCTTAAGAGATAAgtcttttatatctttctgtatGATAGCTGACTGTGGCATATTAAGTTTAAAATTATGAAGTCGTCGAAAGCATATTCCCGCACGCGCGGTAATATgctcttacacacgcacacacacacacacagatgcacatacgccattacacatacacataaacacacactgacacatacgtatatatgtgtgtgtgaatgtaagtataAATTAATGTGTGTACCAAAATTAATTAACTTATATATTCGTCGATGTACACAGTGGCCGAGAACATAATTCTGGCTAGCCTATAGACTTCGTTTCCATTCGTCATTCGGCAGATAAGACTAACAAATAGCTAACAATGCACAACTAATGGGTATTAGAGTTGTTAGTGAAAACAGTTGCCACGCAGCAGACAATTATAACCAGAATAGCACAACGTAAGGTGATTCTGACGCAAACGACAGCAGCCAGAATCGGCTTAACAATCAGAAATGACGTAGATTGGAATACTTAGTAAACATACTGAGTGATACTCGTGTTGAAAGCCGCTCTTGCAAAGGGAATATTATTCACAACGATTACATGATAAGTAGATCATTACTAATGTAGCTTTAAAGAAATATAGAATGTGTATATGATATTGTTTTATTGACCTTAAGTACATGATAAATAtagtttaatctatctatctccctatctatggatatttatctatttctttgtctatctatttatatatatacgcacacacatatgtaagtggatacgtatatgtacatatacatatttatatacatatattaaacataaatacacacatacatatatatacagatgtgtatatatatacatatacatacatacatacatacacacacacacatatatgtgtgtgtgtgtgcgcacacaaagacacagacgcagccacacacacacatatatgtgtgtgtatgtgtgtgtgtgtgtgtatgtatgtatgtatgtatctatgtatgtatgtatgtatgtatgtatgtatgtatgtatgtatgtatgtatgtatgtatgtatgtacgtactttatatatatactacatatatacatacatatatatatacatatgtacatatacatatatatatgtatatgtatgtatttatatatatacatatatgtatatactcatatatgtatatatatctatatatttatataactatatgattatttatctatatctacctacctatctgtctatatatacaatatatgatatatatgcttgtatatacatacatatatattatatatattgtatatagacagataggtagatagatatagatatatagatatatagatatatatacatatatgagtatgtatatatgtgtatatgatatatatatatatatatatatatatatatatatataatgtatatatgatatatacatatacaatgtatatatatatatacatatatataatatacatatatgtatatatatatatatatatatatatatatatatatatgtgtgtgtgtgtgtgtgtgtatatatcatgtatatatatacacatatactatgttataatatatagataatatatatatatatatatatatatacatatatatatatatatatgtttgtgtgtctgtggtatataaatatgtgtatgtatatgtatgatatatatatatatatatatatatatatatatatgatatataatatatatatatatatatacacacatacatatatatacatatatatgcacatacacacacctaccttTCCCTTACCTGCTTTGCcaccccctcttgctctccattTTCCCTCAGATTCACCCCTCCCGTCCCACCTTAATCCCAGCATCtgctccctcctacttccctcttcttcctccttcatcctccttcgctcccatatctcccttttcctctgagcccccctctctttccttcctccctttccttacctttccttctccttccccattcctctcccttcgtccccccctcctttaaccccccttcccctccttccttccttcttaacctcgcTCCATGTAAATAATAAAGGAGCATAAACTAATGGTCTAACTATAGATCCATATACAATGCAGTGTCCTTGCTTCCAAAAGAAAacctataagaataataatgataagaatacaaataatgaaaatagtaatgaaaatgataacaataatcattataacaatggtaatgataatgataatgagtttgGATTCTCACAGATTCGTAATATAATGCGCTcgagtatgtgtgcttgtatgtccttaatatttattttatcagtCATCATCCCCATTTTCTACCAAAATTAattaacttatatatttatttatgtattcatatatatatatatatatatataattatatatgtatatatatatatatatatatatatatatatatatatgtgtgtgtatatgtatatatatatatataaatatatatatatatatgtatatgtatatatatgaataaataaataaacaaataatatatgtatatatatatatatatatatatatatatatatgtgaatggtaaaacactctacgtgttaatactatggtagaaaaactcataaATCacaaactacatacacacacacacacacacacacacacacacacacacacacacacacacacacacacacacacacacatatatatatatatatatttatatatgagtgtgtgtgtttgcgtgtgtatagatgtatatacttatatacataggcagatatgtatacatgtgtgtgtcgtgtgcatatatatatatacacatacatatatatgtgcatatatacatatgtatatatatgtatatacacatatagatatttatttatatatatgtacatacatgtgtgtgtgtgtgtgtagatatatatacataaatatatatataaatacatatatacatatacatatctatataaatatacatgtatacatatacatatatataaatatacatatatacatatacatgttagtgtgtgtatgtgagagagagagagtgtgtgcatatataattatatatgtatatatatacatacatatatacatacttatatatacatacatgtatacatatatatacatacatgtatacatatatatacatacatgtatacatataaacatacttatatatacatacatatatacatatatacatatatatacacatatatatatacatatatatatatatatatatatatatatatatatatatatatatatatacacatatatatgtacacgcatacacacacacacacacacagatatatatatatatatatatatatatatatatatatatatatatatatccacacacacgcctacgtgtgtatgtatttctgtagtctcattttaaaCACTTCAGTAATCAAAGGCAGTAACATGCTAAAGAAATCCGCAAAAAATACACTTAACCTCTTTTGCTGTTACACGAAAAATAGAGATTTTTTTGTCAATACTTGTAAATGTCTGACATTAGCAGTGTAACCACGCCTGCGCATCTGTTCCATGGCGAATGAATAAAAGTCAAAATTGATGGCGATTACCTACCATACAGTAGGTAATCTGCAGGATGTTGCTGTCTTCGCTCTTGTTGCTCGGCGTGTTATCTTTTGTGCCAGGGAGTGGCGCCCAAAAGAGGCGCACGCCGGACTCCCACCTAGAGTCTCTAAGGGGCATCGTGGAAGGTCCTCTGGCAGGGTGGAATGCGGTGTTCTACCTCGACCCCAGTCTGGAGGCGCACGTCTGGGAATACGCCCGAGGTCTTCTCGTCGGCCGGAACGCATCCTACGTCTTGGTCGACCTGGGGTCGGACGGCGCTCTGTGGTCGGAGGAGCAGCCGCTGGAACTGCTCCGGGGGGCCTTCATGGTCCACGTGGTCGTGTTCCAAAACGACCCAAGGCCTTTCTTTGAAGCGGTCTCCCTCCAGTGGAATCCTCAGTACCTACTCTTCTTCAGCGTGTCGAACGAGACCAAGAGTAACTTGCTTCTGGAAGATACCTTCAAGGGTATCGAGAGATTACTGCTTGTTGAGAAAACGTACCTGGCAAGCTCTACAAGTAAACCCGTGTCAGGAATTTTTTCCTCGTTTCCGTTCGAAGAGAGAATGATCAGATCTATTGGCAGCTGGAGCAGCGCAAGATTTACCGTGAGAGAAGACCTCTTTGTCGATCGCTTTAAGTCATTTAGAAATTACGAATTCCAGCTCGGAACGTGGTTCGACGATTTCCCTTACCTCCACCAATCGAAGACGAAACCAGAGGGCTACGGCGATGGCGTGGAGGTTGAGATGCTCGACGCCATGTCCAGAGTGCTAGACTTCAAGTACAATTTCACGACGGAGCCGCCGGACCTGAAGTGGGGGGCCTTCGAGAACGGCTCGTGGACGGGGATGCTGGGGATGGTGCACCGCAAGGAGAAGAACTTCACCGTCAACTACTTCGTCATCACAGGCGAGAGAGTCGACGCCTTCGACGCCTCCGTCTCCTACTGGATGGAGGGATTCGGGATGTCGATGCTGTCCCCGCCGTCGCTTCCGAAGTGGAGGGGAGCTTACTATCCTTTCACGTCCTCCGTATGGCTCTCCCTCGCCGTCACCTTCGTCCTCGtcttaatcataatgacagtacaGGTACACGAACACAATCGGTAATGAAGGACATAGTGTAACGGGCTGATTTAGTTTCACgttcatataaacatgcatgcatttatgttaCAACGCACATATAAAATGATTCACCTGATATTATAcgatcataatcataaaatcagTAGAAGTCATCATCCTGAAATTTTTTCTTTCCTGCTATTGTCGTCTTCATTCCCGTAGGATATACTGCAGCCCGAACCCTTTCTGGGTGGCGTGGGCTCCACGTGGCCGTACCTCCTGCGGGCGATGTTCAACAGTAGCATCCCGCGCCTGCCGAAGGCCCAGTGGCAGCGCCTGTTCGTGGGGTCTTGGTGGCTGTACTGCTTCATCGTGACCACCGCGTACACGGCCAACCTCATCGCCTTCCTCACCATCCCGGTCTTCCCCGCGCGCATCCAGACCGTCCAACAGCTCGCAGAGAGCGATTACAGGTAGGCCTTCactgtctctgtttgcctgtctgtccgtctgtgtgtgtctctctcttgctcatttatttatgtatctctttctaGATATCCTCTCTGCCAAGGCACGTATAAAATCAATGAATCCACCATCACAATATGCGCTACTGAGGAGGTACGGGCGACATTCTAATCATAAATGTTGTACCTGAAATTCGAAAAATACATGAAATTTTATTTTGAGAGACAGCAAGATCGGCTACATAACCTATGGTATAAAAAAATGCATTCAATGCATTATATTGTGTCTATGGTGATTCGGACTTTCGAAGTCACTGTTTTAAGTTCCCGCTAGTGTTGCCGGGGCAAGACCAGTTTAATTCAGTCATTATTTTCTTAAAGCACCATGGCCCTCAGGTTAGGAACCgctggtcattatcattactgcttttgtataagtaatagtatagtagtagtactaatattaatgcTGGCAAATTGGATACTGACGATGGTGAATAGGCCAATGCTATAAAAGATAATAGATACGATAATAACGAAGTATTACTGGTATCATAGCAGTCGTTTTGCTTTATATCACAACTAtacataaagaaggaaagaagaaaacatatatgtgtgaatgtgcgcgcgcgcgcgcgtgtatatatatatatatatatatatatatatttatatatatatatatatatatatatatatatatatatacacacacacaaagaaagcaaTCGGTTTAATATCCAATAACATTATTGTAAACGATACAGTTATCTGAACATTAAAGAAGGTTATGACGTAtttcataaaatca
Proteins encoded in this region:
- the LOC125045995 gene encoding ionotropic receptor 21a-like; amino-acid sequence: MGTATRILLGTIIFLRLLLIHANPPSPATRLTNPSTSLHLQTLQELLHGPLYGWKTVLYFDPSLGVEVLDRLFKLLAFRTSGHVLVNLEHDGAQWSQNQTSAVLRGGHMVHVVVFQEDFRPFFDSVSLQWNPKYLLLFPFSKIDVRKVLQYEGFKGPGKSVLLGSNEKTNKMKARHIKVYTYFPFAREKPIRLLGLWNPETFPSFESIFVDRFPSFEGYNFWLGTWFDDYPYLHQSKTGPEGEGDGVEVEMLDAMARRLNYTYHLTIEPPDLNWGDFENGSWTGMLGMVHSKDKNFTVNYFGYTNERIEAFDHSVSYWNEGFGLALLRPPPLPKWRSVYYPFTFEVWASVSATFVLTVIVMLIQDMLQPKPFLGGVGSTWPFLLRAMFNNSIPRLPKAQWQRLFVGSWWLYCFIVTTAYTANLIAFLTIPVFPARIQTVQQLAESDYRYDPEATCLETGVSMYDYGEFVPGALRTSKDPHYRTLGERLDLYSTDDESMYPVLNGTHAYIESYSYSVVYIFDRYKVKNAYMLREQLYPGHLCWYFQKNTAWKYKFDEAIQRLVESGLIEYWLKIKTEDFLGTDYERKEKLSAEERTNTALSLEHVQGVFFLLLIGWAVSFLTFLAEFLTKSARRQQSDVSWDMTD
- the LOC125045996 gene encoding ionotropic receptor 21a-like codes for the protein MLLSSLLLLGVLSFVPGSGAQKRRTPDSHLESLRGIVEGPLAGWNAVFYLDPSLEAHVWEYARGLLVGRNASYVLVDLGSDGALWSEEQPLELLRGAFMVHVVVFQNDPRPFFEAVSLQWNPQYLLFFSVSNETKSNLLLEDTFKGIERLLLVEKTYLASSTSKPVSGIFSSFPFEERMIRSIGSWSSARFTVREDLFVDRFKSFRNYEFQLGTWFDDFPYLHQSKTKPEGYGDGVEVEMLDAMSRVLDFKYNFTTEPPDLKWGAFENGSWTGMLGMVHRKEKNFTVNYFVITGERVDAFDASVSYWMEGFGMSMLSPPSLPKWRGAYYPFTSSVWLSLAVTFVLVLIIMTVQDILQPEPFLGGVGSTWPYLLRAMFNSSIPRLPKAQWQRLFVGSWWLYCFIVTTAYTANLIAFLTIPVFPARIQTVQQLAESDYRVSMFDYGEFVPGALKSSRDPHYRALGEKLDLFPTYDGSVHPMLQGTHAYIESYSYNRILIFVDYEADNSYMLREQLYPGHLCWYFQKNTAWKYKFDHGIRRLVESGLIAHWIKVKTEDFLGRDFERRQQLRDKERLNQALSLDHLQGVFFILAMSWAAGVLVFAGEVLRHRCLLQELD